The following proteins are co-located in the Periplaneta americana isolate PAMFEO1 chromosome 12, P.americana_PAMFEO1_priV1, whole genome shotgun sequence genome:
- the LOC138710824 gene encoding uncharacterized protein: MVPLRPSTNKCDSANELRDKNERKVTTFHRWLLWIPLVLFGTLLYILDFGGELRYHIPLPHTIVSVSDKPLPNMKSGFVVDTVGCRIPDLDPFDPIIREFIHKETPLKCHEKHPLLVDSNHTSLFIVKSALPSFNISDVEQLDCCYQPFWRSKPKNVDDYFDNKITFADNCTSFKESVSIPEEFVKVSCSMDSQNIYTNYHAFIPLKPEVEKRCKEARENSSTGQRERVSVLLVGMDAVSRLNFHRQLPRTLKILQNMKSIELLGYNKVADNTFPNLVPVLSGLSEKELKDVCWPNNNAVFDECNWVWKNFSAAGYRTAFGEDATSIGLFTYVKRGFKKQPTDYYSRPYLMQSEDDIGFDKKLNAKLCIGSQMSLSVFLQYISKLAITMASKDFFGFFWGTSLTHDFLNFPSLGDGTYEQFLYNLIETGSLNRTVLIFMSDHGIRWGSIRETYQGRLEERLPFVFFIFPEWFRNKYPTATANLRRNTQRLTTPFDMYETLLDLLNLGQIEQESIQRRSLELGKYKQKPRGISLFLPMHKSRTCSEAGIEPHWCTCQQSKVLPVGDAIIKNMSLILVDHLNSLLKPYGVCSQLQVTEIRSASVQFPREHLYNKTKDQGLKDYVIVIRTAPGGALFEGTVRHCIGNSSVQVTGSVSRINSYGNQSSCVADFHMKLYCYCKSYLNMRTKL; this comes from the exons ATGGTGCCTCTGCGGCCTTCCACAAACAAATGTGATTCTGCAAATGAGTTGCGCGataaaaatgaaaggaaagttACAACTTTTCATCGTTGGTTACTCTGGATTCCTCTTGTTTTATTTGGAACGCTTCTGTACATCCTAGATTTTGGTGGTGAACTACGGTACCATATTCCACTGCCACATACTATCGTGTCAG tttcagataAACCACTACCTAACATGAAGTCTGGATTTGTAGTGGACACAGTTGGATGTCGAATTCCAGATCTGGATCCGTTTGATCCAATCATTCGAGAGTTCATACATAAAGAGACACCTCTGAAATGTCACGAAAAGCACCCGCTGCTGGTTGATTCTAACCATACGTCACTGTTCATCGTGAAGTCTGCATTGCCATCCTTCAATATAAGCGATGTAGAACaactggactgctgctatcaacCATTCTGGAGATCCAAGCCCAAAAACGTAGACGATTACTTTGACAACAAAATAAC ATTTGCGGATAATTGCACTTCATTCAAGGAATCAGTTTCTATTCCAGAAGAATTTGTTAAAGTGTCATGTTCCATGGATAGCcaaaatatatacacaaattaCCACGCCTTCATTCCTTTAAAGCCAGAGGTGGAGAAACGTTGCAAAGAAGCAAGGGAGAATTCCTCAACTGGACAAAGAGAACGTGTTAGTGTGCTGCTTGTGGGAATGGATGCAGTTTCACGTCTGAACTTCCATCGACAGTTGCCTAGAACTTTGAAAATTCTTCAAAACATGAAATCTATCGAATTACTTGGTTATAACAAAGTGGCAGATAATACGTTTCCTAATCTAGTTCCAGTTCTTTCGGGTCTTTCTGAAAAAGAATTAAAAGATGTATGTTGGCCGAATAATAACGCTGTATTCGATGAGTGCAATTGGGTGTGGAAGAATTTCAGTGCAGCCGGATACCGAACAGCTTTCGGGGAAGATGCTACAAGTATTGGATTATTTACTTATGTGAAGCGTGGATTTAAGAAACAACCGACTGACTATTATTCAAGACCATATTTAATGCAAAGTGAGGATGATATAGGTTTTGacaagaaattaaacgcaaaattatGCATAGGATCCCAGATGTCTCTTTCAGTATTCCTACAGTATATATCAAAACTCGCAATTACTATGGCTTCTAAAGATTTCTTCGGATTCTTTTGGGGCACAAGCCTGACACATGATTTTCTCAATTTTCCCAGTCTAGGTGATGGTACTTATGAACAATTtctatataatttaattgaaaCTGGATCCCTAAATCGAACAGTATTAATTTTCATGAGTGATCATGGAATTCGATGGGGAAGTATTCGTGAAACCTATCAGGGACGTTTGGAAGAAAGACTtccatttgtgttttttatttttccgGAGTGGTTCAGAAATAAATATCCTACTGCTACCGCTAACTTACGCAGAAATACACAACGCCTTACTACACCATTCGATATGTATGAAACTCTACTAGATTTATTAAATCTTGGCCAGATTGAACAGGAATCAATACAGAGAAGAAGTCTAGAATTGGgtaaatataaacaaaagccCAGAGGCATTAGCCTTTTTCTCCCTATGCATAAATCTCGGACTTGTAGTGAAGCTGGAATAGAACCACATTGGTGTACGTGTCAGCAAAGTAAAGTTCTGCCAGTGGGAGacgctattattaaaaatatgtccTTAATATTAGTTGACCATCTTAATTCCCTCTTAAAGCCGTATGGTGTGTGTTCGCAACTCCAAGTGACAGAAATTAGAAGTGCTAGTGTTCAGTTTCCTCGTGAACATCTGTACAATAAAACTAAAGATCAAGGACTGAAGGACTATGTGATTGTTATTAGGACTGCTCCAGGAGGTGCATTGTTTGAGGGTACTGTTCGTCACTGTATAGGCAACAGCAGTGTTCAAGTTACAGGTAGTGTTAGTCGAATTAATTCATATGGAAACCAGAGTTCTTGTGTAGCAGACTTTCATATGAAACTTTATTGTTATTGTAAATCCTACCTCAATATGAGGACTAAACTGTGA